In Nematostella vectensis chromosome 2, jaNemVect1.1, whole genome shotgun sequence, one genomic interval encodes:
- the LOC5509121 gene encoding late secretory pathway protein AVL9 homolog isoform X1: protein MESTEEKRPVLHIAVVGFHHQRGSEVEFSFPPVINGDDNWSRNLPEEWRHLPFMALPDGAHNYDSDTTFFHLPYLNSRPGKKKTLYGVSCYRQMDSKDLKNKCDDVTRTTVQKAVCVLSQMPVYGYIQAKLEVATKVYFEEKDFSRVGILKELYNSLNNSLSGDMMVESLLNVGLSIMDLVMRFRQRILVLFKLLLLEKKVIFYGFPVAKLGSQLLSLISLIPGMLESGLVQSACMDDTPYQDNDQDPLYPSHLNPAHLNTDQYGLPLEIFTENSLFHPYLSLQQIDLLKNPKVDSFVVGVSNALYCQQRNTAHVLVELQTTQISIRDENLTRALTLSTADLRFTDYLVQHVTEYNKSGGQTVGWDGSEEWIRAQFKLYILSLLSSIQHTDGESLANYNEEFITAWKSTRNFTEWNSKQHVGIDEVHAGHPFQGQIGLSDLKIRLSNVYQDVAAKSMQTDQGRKIGQAVAQTGRAVGGALNSARSFVASWLLESSPDDKLDEDEQDRDITSS, encoded by the exons ATGGAGAGTACAGAGGAGAAAAGACCCGTGCTGCATATAGCCGTCGTTGGATTTCACCATCAGCGAGGCTCAGAG GTGGAATTTTCTTTCCCTCCTGTTATCAATGGGGATGATAATTGGAGCAGAAATCTTCCCGAAGAATGGAGACATTTGCCGTTCATGGCATTACCAGACGGTGCACACAACTATGACTCAG ATACTACTTTCTTCCATCTTCCTTATCTAAACTCAAGACCTGGAAAGAAGAAAACTCTGTATGGAGTCTCCTGCTATCGTCAAATGGATTCAAAG GATTTAAAGAACAAGTGTGATGATGTGACTAGAACCACTGTCCAAAAAGCTGTTTGCGTTTTATCACAAATG CCTGTGTATGGGTACATCCAAGCTAAGCTTGAGGTAGCaacaaaagtttattttgaaGAAAAAGATTTTTCACGAGTTGGTATTTTAAAG GAGCTGTACAACAGTCTGAATAATTCCCTGTCAGGTGATATGATGGTAGAGAGTCTTCTGAATGTAG GATTGTCAATCATGGATCTGGTTATGAGATTTAGACAAAGG aTACTGGTATTATTCAAACTTCTTCttcttgaaaaaaag GTTATATTTTATGGGTTTCCTGTTGCAAAGTTGGGGTCTCAACTTCTGTCCCTTATTTCACTTATTCCTG GGATGTTAGAAAGTGGCTTAGTTCAATCTGCCTGCATGGACGACACACCTTACCAGGACAACGACCAG GATCCTCTTTATCCTTCTCATCTGAACCCTGCCCACCTGAACACAGACCAGTATGGTTTACCTCTGGAGATCTTCACTGAG AATTCTCTGTTTCATCCATACCTGTCGCTTCAGCAGATAGACTTGTTGAAAAATCCTAAAGTAGACAGCTTTGTTGTAGGTGTGTCCAATGCACTCTACTGTCAACAGAGGAACACTGCTCATGTATTAGTAGAG TTGCAGACGACACAGATATCTATCAGAGATGAAAATTTGACTCGTGCTCTAACGCTATCAACCGCTGACCTTCGCTTTACCGACTATCTTGTACAGCACGTGACTGAGTACAACAAAAGTGGGGGACAAACTG TTGGTTGGGATGGTAGTGAAGAGTGGATACGGGCACAATTCAAACTCTACATCCTAAGCCTTCTGTCCAGTATTCAGCATACAG atggAGAAAGCCTGGCTAATTATAATGAAGAGTTTATAACTGCCTGGAAAAGCACTAGAAATTTTACTGAGTGGAACAGCAAACAGCATGTTGGAATTGATGAAGTGCATGCCGG GCATCCATTTCAAGGACAAATAGGTCTAAGTGACCTGAAGATAAGGTTGTCGAA TGTTTATCAAGATGTTGCTGCCAAGAGTATGCAGACCGACCAAGGCCGCAAAATAGGTCAAGCAGTGGCACAAACTGGCAGGGCAGTAG GAGGAGCATTGAATAGTGCCCGTTCATTTGTGGCTTCCTGGCTGCTCGAGTCTTCACCGGATGACAAGTTGGACGAAGACGAACAGGACCGTGACATAACCAGCAGCTAA
- the LOC5509121 gene encoding late secretory pathway protein AVL9 homolog isoform X2: MALPDGAHNYDSDTTFFHLPYLNSRPGKKKTLYGVSCYRQMDSKDLKNKCDDVTRTTVQKAVCVLSQMPVYGYIQAKLEVATKVYFEEKDFSRVGILKELYNSLNNSLSGDMMVESLLNVGLSIMDLVMRFRQRILVLFKLLLLEKKVIFYGFPVAKLGSQLLSLISLIPGMLESGLVQSACMDDTPYQDNDQDPLYPSHLNPAHLNTDQYGLPLEIFTENSLFHPYLSLQQIDLLKNPKVDSFVVGVSNALYCQQRNTAHVLVELQTTQISIRDENLTRALTLSTADLRFTDYLVQHVTEYNKSGGQTVGWDGSEEWIRAQFKLYILSLLSSIQHTDGESLANYNEEFITAWKSTRNFTEWNSKQHVGIDEVHAGHPFQGQIGLSDLKIRLSNVYQDVAAKSMQTDQGRKIGQAVAQTGRAVGGALNSARSFVASWLLESSPDDKLDEDEQDRDITSS, translated from the exons ATGGCATTACCAGACGGTGCACACAACTATGACTCAG ATACTACTTTCTTCCATCTTCCTTATCTAAACTCAAGACCTGGAAAGAAGAAAACTCTGTATGGAGTCTCCTGCTATCGTCAAATGGATTCAAAG GATTTAAAGAACAAGTGTGATGATGTGACTAGAACCACTGTCCAAAAAGCTGTTTGCGTTTTATCACAAATG CCTGTGTATGGGTACATCCAAGCTAAGCTTGAGGTAGCaacaaaagtttattttgaaGAAAAAGATTTTTCACGAGTTGGTATTTTAAAG GAGCTGTACAACAGTCTGAATAATTCCCTGTCAGGTGATATGATGGTAGAGAGTCTTCTGAATGTAG GATTGTCAATCATGGATCTGGTTATGAGATTTAGACAAAGG aTACTGGTATTATTCAAACTTCTTCttcttgaaaaaaag GTTATATTTTATGGGTTTCCTGTTGCAAAGTTGGGGTCTCAACTTCTGTCCCTTATTTCACTTATTCCTG GGATGTTAGAAAGTGGCTTAGTTCAATCTGCCTGCATGGACGACACACCTTACCAGGACAACGACCAG GATCCTCTTTATCCTTCTCATCTGAACCCTGCCCACCTGAACACAGACCAGTATGGTTTACCTCTGGAGATCTTCACTGAG AATTCTCTGTTTCATCCATACCTGTCGCTTCAGCAGATAGACTTGTTGAAAAATCCTAAAGTAGACAGCTTTGTTGTAGGTGTGTCCAATGCACTCTACTGTCAACAGAGGAACACTGCTCATGTATTAGTAGAG TTGCAGACGACACAGATATCTATCAGAGATGAAAATTTGACTCGTGCTCTAACGCTATCAACCGCTGACCTTCGCTTTACCGACTATCTTGTACAGCACGTGACTGAGTACAACAAAAGTGGGGGACAAACTG TTGGTTGGGATGGTAGTGAAGAGTGGATACGGGCACAATTCAAACTCTACATCCTAAGCCTTCTGTCCAGTATTCAGCATACAG atggAGAAAGCCTGGCTAATTATAATGAAGAGTTTATAACTGCCTGGAAAAGCACTAGAAATTTTACTGAGTGGAACAGCAAACAGCATGTTGGAATTGATGAAGTGCATGCCGG GCATCCATTTCAAGGACAAATAGGTCTAAGTGACCTGAAGATAAGGTTGTCGAA TGTTTATCAAGATGTTGCTGCCAAGAGTATGCAGACCGACCAAGGCCGCAAAATAGGTCAAGCAGTGGCACAAACTGGCAGGGCAGTAG GAGGAGCATTGAATAGTGCCCGTTCATTTGTGGCTTCCTGGCTGCTCGAGTCTTCACCGGATGACAAGTTGGACGAAGACGAACAGGACCGTGACATAACCAGCAGCTAA
- the LOC116616118 gene encoding uncharacterized protein LOC116616118 isoform X3 translates to MPRMHCNPFFSPFPESMASANGLEDDLTFGIGQLTRDKKIFIDLTIDRMVMLARGKVLLVMIFVQQSLQTRLPWFAGPKDDLAMEGAFMNGNGMEIKKRDKPD, encoded by the exons ATGCCCAGAATGCATTGTAATCCGTTTTTCTCTCCCTTCCCCGAAAGCATGGCTTCGGCGAATGGGCTGGAAG ACGACCTCACCTTTGGAATTGGACAACTGACTCGAGATAAG AAGATTTTCATCGACTTGACAATCGACAG AATGGTGATGTTGGCTCGAGGCAAAGTTCTTCTCGTTATGATTTTCGTACAGCAATCATTGCAAACCCGTCTTCCATGGTTTG CTGGACCTAAAGACGATTTAG CAATGGAGGGTGCCTTCATGAATGGAAATGGAatggaaataaagaaaagagaTAAGCCAGACTGA
- the LOC116616118 gene encoding uncharacterized protein LOC116616118 isoform X1: MPRMHCNPFFSPFPESMASANGLEDDLTFGIGQLTRDKKIFIDLTIDRMVMLARGKVLLVMIFVQQSLQTRLPWFAGPKDDLGCFHGEQFLQVGHRFTDDSCKVTCLCQAPDTLICTPLCQVERVRCSPNMYRLTTMQRVPNSRCSCPKTVCVDPAVTSR; this comes from the exons ATGCCCAGAATGCATTGTAATCCGTTTTTCTCTCCCTTCCCCGAAAGCATGGCTTCGGCGAATGGGCTGGAAG ACGACCTCACCTTTGGAATTGGACAACTGACTCGAGATAAG AAGATTTTCATCGACTTGACAATCGACAG AATGGTGATGTTGGCTCGAGGCAAAGTTCTTCTCGTTATGATTTTCGTACAGCAATCATTGCAAACCCGTCTTCCATGGTTTG CTGGACCTAAAGACGATTTAG GTTGTTTCCACGGTGAACAGTTCCTCCAAGTTGGCCATCGTTTTACCGATGACTCTTGTAAGGTCACGTGCTTATGTCAAGCCCCTGACACACTCATATGTACACCCCTTTGTCAAGTGGAGAGAGTCAGGTGCTCGCCGAACATGTACCGATTGACAACGATGCAGCGAGTCCCGAACAGCAGGTGCTCGTGCCCGAAGACAGTTTGTGTCGACCCAGCCGTGACATCACGCTGA
- the LOC116616118 gene encoding uncharacterized protein LOC116616118 isoform X2, with protein sequence MPRMHCNPFFSPFPESMASANGLEDDLTFGIGQLTRDKIFIDLTIDRMVMLARGKVLLVMIFVQQSLQTRLPWFAGPKDDLGCFHGEQFLQVGHRFTDDSCKVTCLCQAPDTLICTPLCQVERVRCSPNMYRLTTMQRVPNSRCSCPKTVCVDPAVTSR encoded by the exons ATGCCCAGAATGCATTGTAATCCGTTTTTCTCTCCCTTCCCCGAAAGCATGGCTTCGGCGAATGGGCTGGAAG ACGACCTCACCTTTGGAATTGGACAACTGACTCGAGATAAG ATTTTCATCGACTTGACAATCGACAG AATGGTGATGTTGGCTCGAGGCAAAGTTCTTCTCGTTATGATTTTCGTACAGCAATCATTGCAAACCCGTCTTCCATGGTTTG CTGGACCTAAAGACGATTTAG GTTGTTTCCACGGTGAACAGTTCCTCCAAGTTGGCCATCGTTTTACCGATGACTCTTGTAAGGTCACGTGCTTATGTCAAGCCCCTGACACACTCATATGTACACCCCTTTGTCAAGTGGAGAGAGTCAGGTGCTCGCCGAACATGTACCGATTGACAACGATGCAGCGAGTCCCGAACAGCAGGTGCTCGTGCCCGAAGACAGTTTGTGTCGACCCAGCCGTGACATCACGCTGA
- the LOC116616117 gene encoding brain-specific homeobox protein homolog translates to MASGHYTKSAFQQVDSATTASSPFLIKNLLNLPSTATQTSDHPSAQSPRNTLDEFPRCTGPLVPRPVRPLMLASDQFSSLHMFPMVYPSYPEIPVCPMPPYLTQLRMPTVAGFHPFLHTRKRFMRKPKQRPLFSHNQIQRLEKEFKEEKYLTESKRAELSKDLGMTETQVKTWFQNRRTKWRKELKDEIALSTRAAQRAEWERNGDNNDTGITYMHEHSAAKRDGMALASRFHHLQDTFIDLSALKPRHGQEQSPCRR, encoded by the exons ATGGCGTCAGGGCACTACACGAAATCAGCATTCCAGCAAGTGGATTCTGCGACTACAGCGAGCTCTCCCTTTCTGATCAAAAACCTCTTAAATCTACCATCAACCGCGACACAAACATCGGACCATCCATCGGCCCAGAGCCCGCGCAACACTCTAGATGAGTTCCCGCGATGCACGGGTCCGCTCGTGCCTCGTCCAGTCAGACCTTTAATGCTTGCATCAGATCAGTTCTCCTCGCTGCACATGTTTCCTATGGTGTATCCAAGCTATCCGGAGATCCCCGTCTGCCCCATGCCCCCATACCTCACTCAGCTCCGAATGCCAACAGTTGCAG GATTTCATCCGTTTCTTCATACTCGCAAGAGATTCATGCGAAAGCCAAAGCAGAGGCCATTATTCTCTCACAACCAGATTCAAAGACTAGAAAAGGAGTTCAAAGAAGAGAAATACTTGACGGAATCCAAACGCGCCGAGCTTTCCAAGGACCTCGGCATGACAGAAACCCAGGTTAAGACTTGGTTCCAGAACAGAAGAACGAAATGGCGAAAAGAGCTCAAAGACGAGATAGCGCTGAGCACTCGAGCGGCCCAAAGAGCCGAATGGGAACGAAACGGCGACAACAACGACACCGGCATAACATACATGCATGAGCATTCAGCAGCTAAACGGGATGGAATGGCGCTTGCCTCAAGATTTCACCATCTACAAGATACATTTATTGATCTATCGGCTCTTAAGCCGAGACATGGACAAGAGCAAAGCCCATGCAGGCGCTAA